A window from Ictalurus furcatus strain D&B chromosome 16, Billie_1.0, whole genome shotgun sequence encodes these proteins:
- the LOC128620377 gene encoding protein FAM168A-like isoform X4, which yields MASGHPIDSFAFMYRPESSQNSKSKVRPSSSMNPVYSPVQPGTAYANQKTMTYPGYPAGYPTTAPAYTPNIYQTGTPGYPQGYTTGTPYKVPPAQTNGAPPPYSASPNPYSTAMYPIRSAYPQQNLYAQGAYYSQPVFAQPHVIHHTTVVQPNSLPSTIYPAPVPSARPNSVPVGMLSGSTMAMSAGPLLTTPQHTQHIGTHPVTVPTYRPQGYSYVPPHW from the exons ATGGCAAGTGGGCATCCCATTGACTCATTTGCTTTCATGTACAGACCCGAAAGCTCTCAGAACTCAAAGAG TAAGGTTCGACCGTCTTCCAGCATGAATCCTGTTTATAGTCCAGTGCAGCCGGGCACGGCGTACGCAAACCAAAAGACCATGACGTACCCAG GCTATCCTGCAGGTTATCCCACTACAGCTCCAGCATACACACCTAATATCTACCAGACGGGCACCCCGGGATACCCTCAAG GATACACAACAGGAACTCCCTATAAGGTGCCCCCGGCACAGACGAACGGAGCCCCTCCACCGTACTCGGCGTCCCCGAACCCCTACTCCACGGCCATGTATCCCATCAGAAGTGCCTACCCTCAACAAAACCTCTACGCTCAG GGCGCGTATTATTCCCAGCCAGTGTTTGCACAGCCACATGTAATCCATCACACCACGGTGGTGCAGCCCAACAGCCTGCCGTCAACCATCTACCCAGCGCCGGTGCCTTCTGCCCGGCCTAACAGCGTTCCCGTGGGCATGCTGAGTGGCTCCACCATGGCCATGTCCGCAG GGCCGCTGCTCACCACACCACAGCACACGCAACATATCGGCACTCACCCGGTCACCGTGCCAACGTACAGGCCGCAGGGGTACAGCTACGTACCCCCGCACTGGTAG
- the rab6a gene encoding ras-related protein Rab-6A isoform X2, giving the protein MYDSFDNTYQATIGIDFLSKTMYLEDRTIRLQLWDTAGQERFRSLIPSYIRDSAAAVVVYDITNVNSFQQTTKWIDDVRTERGSDVIIMLVGNKTDLADKRQVSIEEGERKAKELNVMFIETSAKAGYNVKQLFRRVAAALPGMESTQDKSREDMIDVTLQNPPEQPVSESGCSC; this is encoded by the exons ATGTACGACAGCTTTGATAATACCTACCAG GCCACGATAGGAATCGATTTCTTGTCAAAAACGATGTACCTCGAGGACCGAACA ATCAGGTTGCAGCTGTGGGACACGGCGGGCCAGGAGCGATTCCGTAGCCTCATTCCCAGCTACATCCGTGACTCGGCCGCTGCCGTTGTAGTGTACGACATCACAA ACGTCAACTCCTTCCAGCAGACCACCAAATGGATCGACGATgtcaggacagagagaggaagcgacgtcattatcatgctggtcGGGAACAAAACAGATCTCGCAGACAAAAG GCAAGTATCTATCGAAGAGGGTGAGAGGAAAGCCAAAGAGCTGAACGTGATGTTTATTGAGACGAGCGCCAAAGCCGGCTACAACGTGAAGCAG CTTTTCCGGCGTGTGGCTGCCGCCCTGCCTGGCATGGAGAGCACACAGGACAAGAGCAGAGAAGACA TGATCGACGTGACGCTGCAGAATCCTCCGGAACAGCCTGTGAGCGAAAGCGGATGCTCCTGCTAA
- the rab6a gene encoding ras-related protein Rab-6A isoform X3, translating to MSTAGDFGNPLRKFKLVFLGEQSVGKTSLITRFMYDSFDNTYQATIGIDFLSKTMYLEDRTVRLQLWDTAGQERFRSLIPSYIRDSTVAVVVYDITNVNSFQQTTKWIDDVRTERGSDVIIMLVGNKTDLADKRQVSIEEGERKAKELNVMFIETSAKAGYNVKQLFRRVAAALPGMESTQDKSREDMIDVTLQNPPEQPVSESGCSC from the exons ATGTCTACTGCAGGAGACTTTGGGAACCCGCTAAGAAAATTCAAACTGGTGTTTCTTGGGGAGCAAAGTG TTGGAAAGACTTCACTCATCACCAGATTCATGTACGACAGCTTTGATAATACCTACCAG GCCACGATAGGAATCGATTTCTTGTCAAAAACGATGTACCTCGAGGACCGAACA GTGCGCCTGCAGCTTTGGGACACGGCCGGGCAGGAGCGTTTCCGGAGTCTCATCCCCAGCTACATCCGCGACTCCACTGTCGCCGTGGTAGTCTATGACATCACAA ACGTCAACTCCTTCCAGCAGACCACCAAATGGATCGACGATgtcaggacagagagaggaagcgacgtcattatcatgctggtcGGGAACAAAACAGATCTCGCAGACAAAAG GCAAGTATCTATCGAAGAGGGTGAGAGGAAAGCCAAAGAGCTGAACGTGATGTTTATTGAGACGAGCGCCAAAGCCGGCTACAACGTGAAGCAG CTTTTCCGGCGTGTGGCTGCCGCCCTGCCTGGCATGGAGAGCACACAGGACAAGAGCAGAGAAGACA TGATCGACGTGACGCTGCAGAATCCTCCGGAACAGCCTGTGAGCGAAAGCGGATGCTCCTGCTAA
- the rab6a gene encoding ras-related protein Rab-6A isoform X1 encodes MSTAGDFGNPLRKFKLVFLGEQSVGKTSLITRFMYDSFDNTYQATIGIDFLSKTMYLEDRTIRLQLWDTAGQERFRSLIPSYIRDSAAAVVVYDITNVNSFQQTTKWIDDVRTERGSDVIIMLVGNKTDLADKRQVSIEEGERKAKELNVMFIETSAKAGYNVKQLFRRVAAALPGMESTQDKSREDMIDVTLQNPPEQPVSESGCSC; translated from the exons ATGTCTACTGCAGGAGACTTTGGGAACCCGCTAAGAAAATTCAAACTGGTGTTTCTTGGGGAGCAAAGTG TTGGAAAGACTTCACTCATCACCAGATTCATGTACGACAGCTTTGATAATACCTACCAG GCCACGATAGGAATCGATTTCTTGTCAAAAACGATGTACCTCGAGGACCGAACA ATCAGGTTGCAGCTGTGGGACACGGCGGGCCAGGAGCGATTCCGTAGCCTCATTCCCAGCTACATCCGTGACTCGGCCGCTGCCGTTGTAGTGTACGACATCACAA ACGTCAACTCCTTCCAGCAGACCACCAAATGGATCGACGATgtcaggacagagagaggaagcgacgtcattatcatgctggtcGGGAACAAAACAGATCTCGCAGACAAAAG GCAAGTATCTATCGAAGAGGGTGAGAGGAAAGCCAAAGAGCTGAACGTGATGTTTATTGAGACGAGCGCCAAAGCCGGCTACAACGTGAAGCAG CTTTTCCGGCGTGTGGCTGCCGCCCTGCCTGGCATGGAGAGCACACAGGACAAGAGCAGAGAAGACA TGATCGACGTGACGCTGCAGAATCCTCCGGAACAGCCTGTGAGCGAAAGCGGATGCTCCTGCTAA
- the LOC128620377 gene encoding protein FAM168A-like isoform X2 gives MASGHPIDSFAFMYRPESSQNSKSKVRPSSSMNPVYSPVQPGTAYANQKTMTYPGNNDGVMQPDTKWSYCYDSNVDYFPITSYPAGYPTTAPAYTPNIYQTGTPGYPQGYTTGTPYKVPPAQTNGAPPPYSASPNPYSTAMYPIRSAYPQQNLYAQGAYYSQPVFAQPHVIHHTTVVQPNSLPSTIYPAPVPSARPNSVPVGMLSGSTMAMSAGPLLTTPQHTQHIGTHPVTVPTYRPQGYSYVPPHW, from the exons ATGGCAAGTGGGCATCCCATTGACTCATTTGCTTTCATGTACAGACCCGAAAGCTCTCAGAACTCAAAGAG TAAGGTTCGACCGTCTTCCAGCATGAATCCTGTTTATAGTCCAGTGCAGCCGGGCACGGCGTACGCAAACCAAAAGACCATGACGTACCCAG gaaacaACGATGGCGTGATGCAGCCAGACacgaagtggagttactgttacgacagcaatgttgattattttccaataacaa GCTATCCTGCAGGTTATCCCACTACAGCTCCAGCATACACACCTAATATCTACCAGACGGGCACCCCGGGATACCCTCAAG GATACACAACAGGAACTCCCTATAAGGTGCCCCCGGCACAGACGAACGGAGCCCCTCCACCGTACTCGGCGTCCCCGAACCCCTACTCCACGGCCATGTATCCCATCAGAAGTGCCTACCCTCAACAAAACCTCTACGCTCAG GGCGCGTATTATTCCCAGCCAGTGTTTGCACAGCCACATGTAATCCATCACACCACGGTGGTGCAGCCCAACAGCCTGCCGTCAACCATCTACCCAGCGCCGGTGCCTTCTGCCCGGCCTAACAGCGTTCCCGTGGGCATGCTGAGTGGCTCCACCATGGCCATGTCCGCAG GGCCGCTGCTCACCACACCACAGCACACGCAACATATCGGCACTCACCCGGTCACCGTGCCAACGTACAGGCCGCAGGGGTACAGCTACGTACCCCCGCACTGGTAG
- the LOC128620377 gene encoding myelin-associated neurite-outgrowth inhibitor-like isoform X3, translated as MNPVYSPVQPGTAYANQKTMTYPGNNDGVMQPDTKWSYCYDSNVDYFPITSKSRSGLFLYLIPQQFANTTRCYPAGYPTTAPAYTPNIYQTGTPGYPQGYTTGTPYKVPPAQTNGAPPPYSASPNPYSTAMYPIRSAYPQQNLYAQGAYYSQPVFAQPHVIHHTTVVQPNSLPSTIYPAPVPSARPNSVPVGMLSGSTMAMSAGPLLTTPQHTQHIGTHPVTVPTYRPQGYSYVPPHW; from the exons ATGAATCCTGTTTATAGTCCAGTGCAGCCGGGCACGGCGTACGCAAACCAAAAGACCATGACGTACCCAG gaaacaACGATGGCGTGATGCAGCCAGACacgaagtggagttactgttacgacagcaatgttgattattttccaataacaagcAAGTCCAGAAGTGGATTATTCTTATACCtaataccacaacaatttgccaacacaACACGTT GCTATCCTGCAGGTTATCCCACTACAGCTCCAGCATACACACCTAATATCTACCAGACGGGCACCCCGGGATACCCTCAAG GATACACAACAGGAACTCCCTATAAGGTGCCCCCGGCACAGACGAACGGAGCCCCTCCACCGTACTCGGCGTCCCCGAACCCCTACTCCACGGCCATGTATCCCATCAGAAGTGCCTACCCTCAACAAAACCTCTACGCTCAG GGCGCGTATTATTCCCAGCCAGTGTTTGCACAGCCACATGTAATCCATCACACCACGGTGGTGCAGCCCAACAGCCTGCCGTCAACCATCTACCCAGCGCCGGTGCCTTCTGCCCGGCCTAACAGCGTTCCCGTGGGCATGCTGAGTGGCTCCACCATGGCCATGTCCGCAG GGCCGCTGCTCACCACACCACAGCACACGCAACATATCGGCACTCACCCGGTCACCGTGCCAACGTACAGGCCGCAGGGGTACAGCTACGTACCCCCGCACTGGTAG
- the plekhb1 gene encoding pleckstrin homology domain-containing family B member 1, protein MALLKSGWLWRQSTVLRRWKLNWCDLWIDGSLLFYKTDSRKDYETRVRLKSACVNVKSGLECAGVSPPESQPRENLLVLYLNDGSCVSLCANSEDEALAWKLTIMEAKQSPFYSYDPYNDTYQCVPVNGHNAVYVTPGNGNGGTHHVWVHRERCDDWTGEQIALSLLAGIAAGTVLRSFLWMPLLYC, encoded by the exons ATGGCTCTGCTGAAATCGGGCTGGCTCTGGCGGCAAT CGACCGTCCTCAGGCGCTGGAAGCTGAACTGGTGCGACCTGTGGATAGACGGAAGTCTGCTGTTTTATAAGACGGACTCGAGGAAGGACTACGAGACTAGAGTGAGGCTGAAGAgtgcatgtgtgaatgtgaagTCCGGCCTGGAGTGTGCAG GTGTGTCTCCGCCGGAGAGCCAGCCAAGGGAGAATCTGTTGGTGTTGTACCTGAACGACGGCTCCTGTGTGTCCCTGTGTGCTAACAGTGAGGATGAGGCCCT GGCTTGGAAGCTGACAATCATGGAAGCAAAGCAAAGTCCT TTCTATAGTTATGATCCCTATAACGATACGTACCAGTGTGTTCCTGTTAACGGACACAACGCTGTGTACGTCACGCCAGGCAACGGCAACGGAG GTACTCACCATGTCTGGGTGCACAGAGAGCGCTGTGATGACTGGACCGGAGAGCAGATAGCACTGAGTTTGCTGGCTGGTATAGCAGCGGGCACCGTGCTGCGCTCGTTCCTCTGGATGCCACTGTTGTACTGCTGA
- the LOC128620377 gene encoding myelin-associated neurite-outgrowth inhibitor-like isoform X1: protein MASGHPIDSFAFMYRPESSQNSKSKVRPSSSMNPVYSPVQPGTAYANQKTMTYPGNNDGVMQPDTKWSYCYDSNVDYFPITSKSRSGLFLYLIPQQFANTTRCYPAGYPTTAPAYTPNIYQTGTPGYPQGYTTGTPYKVPPAQTNGAPPPYSASPNPYSTAMYPIRSAYPQQNLYAQGAYYSQPVFAQPHVIHHTTVVQPNSLPSTIYPAPVPSARPNSVPVGMLSGSTMAMSAGPLLTTPQHTQHIGTHPVTVPTYRPQGYSYVPPHW from the exons ATGGCAAGTGGGCATCCCATTGACTCATTTGCTTTCATGTACAGACCCGAAAGCTCTCAGAACTCAAAGAG TAAGGTTCGACCGTCTTCCAGCATGAATCCTGTTTATAGTCCAGTGCAGCCGGGCACGGCGTACGCAAACCAAAAGACCATGACGTACCCAG gaaacaACGATGGCGTGATGCAGCCAGACacgaagtggagttactgttacgacagcaatgttgattattttccaataacaagcAAGTCCAGAAGTGGATTATTCTTATACCtaataccacaacaatttgccaacacaACACGTT GCTATCCTGCAGGTTATCCCACTACAGCTCCAGCATACACACCTAATATCTACCAGACGGGCACCCCGGGATACCCTCAAG GATACACAACAGGAACTCCCTATAAGGTGCCCCCGGCACAGACGAACGGAGCCCCTCCACCGTACTCGGCGTCCCCGAACCCCTACTCCACGGCCATGTATCCCATCAGAAGTGCCTACCCTCAACAAAACCTCTACGCTCAG GGCGCGTATTATTCCCAGCCAGTGTTTGCACAGCCACATGTAATCCATCACACCACGGTGGTGCAGCCCAACAGCCTGCCGTCAACCATCTACCCAGCGCCGGTGCCTTCTGCCCGGCCTAACAGCGTTCCCGTGGGCATGCTGAGTGGCTCCACCATGGCCATGTCCGCAG GGCCGCTGCTCACCACACCACAGCACACGCAACATATCGGCACTCACCCGGTCACCGTGCCAACGTACAGGCCGCAGGGGTACAGCTACGTACCCCCGCACTGGTAG